The DNA segment TTCCACTACCGAGCAACGGTGGCCCAAAGTGCGTAGTTTATTTTCAAACGTCGTCAACTCTTTTTCAGTTAATTAAGTCCAGTAAGTCCAGTTAATTAAGGTTGGATGGGTATCCCACAGTTTGTTTTAGCCTCCGCTTCTCCCGCTCGTCGTCGCTTGCTACAGAATGCTGGCATTCAGCCACTTGTCAGTCAGAGCAATTTTGACGAGTCTCAGGTACAGCTATCAAATCCAGCAGACTTGGTGCAAACGCTGGCGCTGCGTAAAGCTGAAACCGTCACCCCTTACTTTACAGAAGCCCTGATTCTAGGCTGCGACTCTGTCTTAGCGATTGACGGAGAAATTCACGGCAAACCCGCTGATGCAGCCGATGCGATCGCCCGTTGGCAACAAATGCGGGGAAAAATTGGTGATTTATACACAGGCCACGCCCTGATTGACCTCACCCGAAACCAATCCCTAGTCCGCTGCCGTGTGACTCGCGTCTACTTTGCCAATGTCAGCGATCGCCAAATTGAGGCATACGTGGCGACAGGTGAACCGTTGAATTGTGCGGGCT comes from the Trichocoleus sp. FACHB-46 genome and includes:
- a CDS encoding nucleoside triphosphate pyrophosphatase — translated: MGIPQFVLASASPARRRLLQNAGIQPLVSQSNFDESQVQLSNPADLVQTLALRKAETVTPYFTEALILGCDSVLAIDGEIHGKPADAADAIARWQQMRGKIGDLYTGHALIDLTRNQSLVRCRVTRVYFANVSDRQIEAYVATGEPLNCAGCFALEGKGSAFVEKLEGCHTNVIGLSMPLLRQMVSDLGYDITDFWGRTIS